The proteins below come from a single Alnus glutinosa chromosome 9, dhAlnGlut1.1, whole genome shotgun sequence genomic window:
- the LOC133876905 gene encoding receptor-like protein 33, with protein sequence MRIPFFSWLFLLPICTLFLNFGVFVVSHQCLGNQRFLLLELKNNLKFNSTMSTKLAKWDQSIDCCSWEGITCNEGHVIGLDLTNESISGGLDNSSSLFSLQHLQSLSLAFNDFNNSQIPSEFERLANMSYLNLSNAHFAGQIPIAISRLTRLVTLDLSTTTYYSLLKLENPNLNVLLHNLSKLVELYLDGVSISAQGYEWCQALSSSLPNLRVLSLSYCNLSGPFDSSLRNLQSLSFIRLSRNNFSAPVPEFFANFKNLTSLYFAGSGLNGEFPKKIFQVPTLQTLVLSYNELLEVSLPEFYPNGSLRTMMLEYTNASGSLPPSIGNLKMLSTVYLRGCNFIGSIPDSKIANLTQLVFLDLSYNKFSGSIPDSIASLTQLVFLDLSENNFSGSIPDSIASLTQLVFLDLLENNFSGSIPDSIASLTKLQYLILSYNNFSGSIPDSTFASLTQLVSLDLSENNFSGSIPNSIASLTKLQDLFLSYNNFSGSIPIFSMCKNLREVRLNNNHLSGQITSTQWEELLNLYSLNLMGNSLNGNIPVSLFSLPTLHKLDLSHNQFSGQLKEFSNVSSYQLKEIPDFLRKQSSLRYLDLSYNQIHGEIPISICNAIELEVLDLSNNSYFGTIPQCLIELSGKALVVLNLRTNNFNGTIPDAFPHNCRLQTLALNKNQLKGGLPKSLSNCIGLEVLDIGNNHIKGTFPFYLKNTSKLRILVLRSNKFYGPITHPKPNATWPMLQIIDVASNNFIGNLPIILLSTWMAMVDRAHETESMPSDLRTNVNSYYHQETVTVTIKGLEMELVKILTIFTTIDFSCNGFDGPIPEEIGELKALYILNLSHNAFTGQIPSSLGNLSKLESLDLSSNELSGKIPVQLADGLIFLSVLNLSFNHLVGQIPSNKQFATFSETSFKGNEGLCGFPLKSQCTYEKPRLPPPTHEDKHWNSGIEIEWNYISAELGLFLALESSLGLLCFGRDGGYVITNMLTTFFSRASPNCILK encoded by the coding sequence ATGAGAATTCCATTCTTTTCATGGCTCTTTTTGCTGCCCATCTGCACACTTTTCCTCAACTTCGGTGTCTTTGTGGTGTCTCACCAATGTTTGGGCAATCAGCGGTTCTTGTTGCTCGAATTGAAGAACAACCTGAAATTCAATTCTACTATGTCCACTAAACTTGCTAAGTGGGACCAAAGTATCGATTGCTGTTCTTGGGAAGGCATAACTTGCAACGAGGGACATGTTATTGGTCTTGACTTGACCAACGAATCCATCTCAGGTGGACTTGACAATTCAAGCAGCCTCTTCAGTCTTCAGCATCTCCAGAGCCTGAGTTTGGCTTTTAACGACTTCAACAATTCTCAGATTCCATCAGAGTTTGAAAGGCTGGCGAATATGAGTTATTTGAATCTATCAAACGCTCACTTTGCCGGGCAGATTCCTATTGCGATTTCACGCCTGACAAGGTTGGTTACTCTTGATTTATCTACTACTACTTATTACTCTCTGCTGAAACTTGAGAATCCAAATTTAAATGTGCTCCTTCACAACCTTTCGAAGCTTGTGGAACTTTATCTTGATGGTGTATCAATATCAGCACAAGGTTATGAGTGGTGTCAAGCTTTATCATCTTCACTGCCAAATTTAAGAGTGTTGAGCTTGTCATATTGCAATCTTTCAGGCCCTTTTGATTCCTCCTTACGGAATCTTCAATCCCTCTCATTTATTCGTTTGTCCCGTAACAATTTTTCTGCTCCAGTTCCAgaattttttgcaaatttcaaaaatttgacATCCTTATATTTTGCTGGTTCTGGTTTGAATGGAGAATTTCCGAAAAAGATCTTCCAGGTTCCAACGCTACAAACACTTGTCTTGTCATATAACGAACTACTTGAAGTTTCTTTGCCAGAATTTTATCCAAATGGATCTCTTCGAACCATGATGCTTGAATATACAAATGCTTCTGGTTCATTACCACCTTCTATCGGTAACCTTAAAATGTTGTCAACAGTATATCTTAGGGGATGCAATTTCATCGGATCAATTCCAGACTCAAAAATTGCAAACCTCACACAATTGGTCTTTTTGGACCTGTCATACAACAAATTCAGTGGATCAATTCCAGACTCAATTGCGAGCCTCACACAATTGGTCTTTTTGGACCTGTCAGAGAACAATTTTAGTGGATCAATTCCAGACTCAATTGCGAGCCTCACACAATTGGTCTTTTTGGACCTGTTAGAGAACAATTTTAGTGGATCAATTCCAGACTCAATTGCGAGCCTCACAAAATTGCAATATTTGATCCTGTCATACAACAATTTCAGTGGATCAATTCCAGACTCAACATTTGCGAGCCTCACACAATTGGTCTCTTTGGACCTGTCAGAGAACAATTTTAGTGGATCAATTCCAAACTCAATTGCGAGCCTCACAAAATTGCAAGATTTGTTCCTGTCATACAACAATTTCAGTGGATCAATTCCAATTTTCAGCATGTGCAAGAATCTGAGGGAAGTACGGCTCAATAATAATCATTTGTCTGGTCAAATTACTTCCACTCAGTGGGAAGAACTTTTGAATCTATATTCTCTTAACTTGATGGGCAATTCACTTAATGGAAATATTCCAGTTTCTCTATTTTCCCTTCCAACATTGCACAAGTTAGATCTTTCGCACAACCAATTTTCTGGTCAGCTAAAAGAATTTTCGAATGTTTCTTCTTACCAGTTGAAAGAAATTCCTGATTTCTTGAGAAAACAATCAAGTTTAAGATATCTAGACCTTTCATACAATCAAATTCATGGAGAGATCCCCATATCAATATGCAATGCTATAGAACTTGAAGTTCTAGATCTGTCTAATAATTCCTACTTTGGCACAATTCCCCAATGCTTGATTGAGCTGAGTGGCAAAGCACTTGTGGTGCTGAATCTAAGGACAAACAACTTTAATGGCACAATTCCCGATGCATTTCCACATAATTGTCGTTTACAAACTTTAGCTCTCAATAAAAACCAACTAAAAGGAGGGTTACCAAAATCTTTGTCAAATTGCATTGGGTTAGAGGTCTTGGACATCGGGAACAACCACATCAAGGGTACCTTCCCATTTTACTTGAAGAACACATCTAAGTTGAGGATTCTTGTTCTGCGATCTAACAAATTTTACGGGCCCATTACTCATCCAAAGCCTAATGCCACCTGGCCGATGCTTCAAATTATTGACGTGGCTTCAAACAATTTTATTGGTAACCTTCCAATAATACTTCTTTCTACTTGGATGGCAATGGTGGATCGTGCACATGAGACCGAATCAATGCCCAGTGACCTCCGAACTAATGTGAATAGTTATTATCATCAAGAAACGGTAACAGTTACCATCAAAGGTTTAGAGATGGAGCTGGTGAAGATCCTAACCATCTTCACCACTATTGACTTTTCTTGCAATGGCTTTGACGGTCCTATCCCTGAAGAAATCGGAGAACTCAAAGCACTATATATTCTCAACTTGTCTCATAATGCTTTCACGGGCCAAATTCCATCATCTTTAGGAAATTTGAGTAAACTGGAGTCACTGGACCTATCAAGCAACGAGCTTTCTGGTAAGATTCCTGTGCAACTTGCCGATGGTCTTATTTTTCTCTCAGTTCTCAACCTTTCCTTCAATCATTTGGTGGGGCAAATTCCATCGAATAAACAATTTGCTACTTTTTCGGAAACTTCCTTCAAAGGGAACGAGGGATTATGTGGCTtccctttaaaatcacaatgcACATATGAGAAGCCACGGTTGCCACCTCCAACACATGAAGATAAACATTGGAATTCTGGGATTGAAATTGAGTGGAATTACATAAGTGCTGAAttgggattatttttggcattgGAATCGTCATTGGGCCTCTTATGTTTTGGAAGAGATGGAGGATATGTTATTACAAACATGTTGACGACATTCTTTTCAAGAGCTTCCCCAAATTGTATCTTAAAATAG